The Zingiber officinale cultivar Zhangliang chromosome 9A, Zo_v1.1, whole genome shotgun sequence genome window below encodes:
- the LOC122020417 gene encoding aspartate aminotransferase, mitochondrial-like, whose amino-acid sequence MAAIGRGILRRGIVGLPAVGSGSAARSMASWFGHVEPAAKDPILGVTEAFLADPSPEKVNVGVGAYRDDNGKPVVLECVREAERRIAGRLNMEYLPMGGSIKMIEESLKLAYGDDSEFIKDKRIAAVQALSGTGACRLFADFQKRFLPDSQIYIPIPTWSNHHNIWRDANVPQRTFRYYHPDTKGLDFASMMDDIKNAPNGSFFLLHACAHNPTGVDPSEEQWREISYQFKVKKHFPFFDMAYQGFASGDPEKDAKAIRIFLEDGHQIGCAQSYAKNMGLYGQRAGCLSILCEDELQAVAVKSQLQQIARPMYSNPPVHGALVVSTILGDPELKSLWLKEVKSMADRIIGMRNALRENLEKLGSPLSWEHITNQIGMFCYSGMTPEQVDRLTNEFHIYMTRNGRISMAGVTTGNVGYLANAIHEVTKSS is encoded by the exons ATGGCCGCGATCGGGCGTGGGATTTTGAGGAGGGGGATCGTCGGCTTGCCGGCGGTTGGATCGGGGTCGGCCGCTCGATCCATGGCTTCCTGGTTTGGCCACGTCGAGCCTGCGGCCAAGGACCCGATCCTTGGTGTCACCGAGGCCTTCCTCGCCGATCCTAGTCCCGAAAAAGTCAATGTTGGAGTG GGAGCTTATCGTGACGACAACGGGAAGCCGGTGGTTCTTGAATGCGTCAGAGAAGCAGAACGTAGGATCGCAGGACGCCTTAACAT GGAGTATCTTCCCATGGGAGGAAGCATTAAGATGATTGAGGAATCACTGAAACTTGCTTATGGGGATGATTCTGAGTTCATAAAAGACAAAAGAATTGCGGCTGTTCAGGCTCTTTCTGGAACAGGTGCATGCAGGCTTTTTGCTGACTTCCAGAAGCGTTTCCTACCTGACTCACAGATTTATATACCGATACCAACTTGGTCTAA CCACCATAACATATGGAGAGATGCTAATGTTCCACAAAGGACTTTCCGTTATTACCACCCTGATACAAAAGGACTTGACTTTGCATCTATGATGGATGATATCAAG AATGCTCCAAATGGTTCATTCTTCTTGCTTCATGCATGCGCTCATAATCCAACAGGAGTTGACCCTTCTGAGGAACAGTGGAGAGAGATATCTTATCAGTTCAAG gtTAAGAAGCACTTCCCATTTTTCGACATGGCATATCAAGGTTTTGCTAGTGGTGATCCAGAGAAAGATGCCAAAGCAATTCGAATTTTCCTTGAAGATGGACACCAGATTGGTTGTGCCCAATCATATGCAAAAAATATGGGACTCTATGGACAAAGGGCTGGATGCCTTAG TATCCTTTGTGAAGATGAGTTGCAAGCAGTAGCTGTGAAGAGCCAGTTGCAACAGATAGCTAGGCCCATGTATAGCAACCCTCCAGTTCATGGTGCGCTAGTTGTTTCAACAATACTAGGTGATCCGGAGCTAAAATCTCTGTGGCTGAAGGAGGTTAAG AGTATGGCTGACCGCATCATTGGAATGCGAAATGCGCTTCGTGAAAATCTTGAGAAGTTGGGTTCACCTTTGTCTTGGGAGCACATAACAAATCAG ATTGGGATGTTCTGCTACAGTGGTATGACACCTGAACAAGTGGATCGCTTGACCAATGAATTCCACATATATATGACACGCAATGGTCGAATCAG TATGGCTGGTGTCACGACGGGCAACGTTGGCTACTTGGCAAATGCCATCCATGAGGTCACAAAATCCTCGTAA